CTGATGTGCTCCGGCGACTGGCCGCGGTGCCAGGAGGCGGTGGAGGCAGTCCTCCTTGGCAAGCCGCTCGCCGCCTCCGACGAGCTGCAGAGCTGCGACATCCGCCACCTCTCCAAGGACGCTCGCCGCGGCCGGATCCGGAGCAGGTCGAAGAGGGACGCGGAGAGCCGAGCCGACTCGTCGTATGCGGCGGCCGAGGCGAAGTTCACGATCACGGGATGGGATGAGGTGAAGAGAGCGCGGAGCCACGATTCGTACTCGGTTGAAACGGTCGAGCCGGCTTTGGTGAACCGGGGTGGTGTTAAACCGGAGCCCGAGGAGATCGGGCTGGAGTTGACCTTG
The nucleotide sequence above comes from Salvia hispanica cultivar TCC Black 2014 chromosome 5, UniMelb_Shisp_WGS_1.0, whole genome shotgun sequence. Encoded proteins:
- the LOC125190283 gene encoding LOB domain-containing protein 40-like, translated to MSCNGCRVLRKGCVDNCTLRPCLDWIESPESQANATLFLAKFYGRAGLINLIKSGPNHLRPEIFKSLLYEACGRIINPVHGSVGLMCSGDWPRCQEAVEAVLLGKPLAASDELQSCDIRHLSKDARRGRIRSRSKRDAESRADSSYAAAEAKFTITGWDEVKRARSHDSYSVETVEPALVNRGGVKPEPEEIGLELTLGGPNFVMGAVIEISDAQN